A window of Aeromicrobium sp. A1-2 contains these coding sequences:
- a CDS encoding ABC transporter ATP-binding protein, with protein MSIDHAQDDNRAPPPEAGRADSRAGSKPVVSVTDVDLNFSGVKALSGVSFDVAENELFAIIGPNGAGKTSIFNVLSGVYRPQVGNVTFLGENLLGRRPHVIAGLGMARTFQNIELFENLDVVDNLMLGRHHHVGYGWPSAVAWVGRARAAEIRNRRRVEEIIDFLEIETYRRMPVGLLPYGIQKRIELGRALAMEPRLLLLDEPVAGMNGEETEDMARFILDIRSELGIPMILVEHDMGLVMDLADRVMAMDFGRPITTGRPAEVQAHPEVIRAYLGTADDTEEDA; from the coding sequence ATGAGCATCGATCACGCACAGGACGACAACCGCGCCCCCCCCCCGGAGGCCGGCCGCGCGGATTCACGCGCAGGCAGCAAGCCTGTGGTCTCGGTCACCGACGTCGACCTCAACTTCTCCGGGGTCAAGGCCCTGAGCGGTGTGAGCTTCGACGTCGCCGAGAACGAGCTGTTCGCGATCATCGGACCCAACGGTGCCGGCAAGACCTCGATCTTCAACGTCCTCTCGGGGGTATACCGGCCGCAGGTCGGCAACGTCACGTTCCTCGGTGAGAACCTCCTGGGTCGCCGACCGCACGTCATCGCTGGCCTCGGCATGGCGCGCACCTTCCAGAACATCGAGCTGTTCGAGAACCTCGACGTGGTTGACAACCTGATGCTGGGACGTCACCACCACGTCGGCTACGGCTGGCCGTCGGCGGTCGCCTGGGTCGGACGCGCTCGCGCCGCGGAGATCCGCAACCGTCGCCGCGTCGAGGAGATCATCGACTTCCTCGAGATCGAGACCTACCGGCGCATGCCGGTCGGCCTGCTCCCGTACGGCATCCAGAAACGCATCGAGCTGGGACGGGCTTTGGCGATGGAGCCACGGCTCCTGCTGCTCGACGAGCCGGTTGCCGGCATGAACGGCGAGGAGACCGAGGACATGGCTCGGTTCATCCTCGACATCCGTAGTGAGCTCGGGATCCCGATGATCCTCGTCGAGCACGACATGGGACTCGTGATGGACCTGGCCGACCGGGTCATGGCCATGGACTTCGGCCGACCCATCACGACCGGGCGGCCCGCTGAGGTGCAGGCCCACCCCGAGGTCATCCGCGCCTACCTCGGCACCGCCGACGACACCGAGGAGGACGCATGA
- a CDS encoding branched-chain amino acid ABC transporter permease: MTEFLQAVVNGFGQGSIYALLALGYVMIYKATRVISFAQPALMVVGGLFAYHFTSVLGLPFWIGMLLAIACGAAVGMIVERVALRPMLGKPVFTLAIITIGVDIVLRIIANRYIGVQSKIVEYPNGGERFRLGGVSISHQRLGLIAVTAVTVVALALFFRYSRTGLAMRATAFDQETALAQGIRVGAVFALAWAIAGGLAAIAGTFVAAGNAGIEQTSWVIALKALPAIIIGGLDSVPGAVVGGLAVGIVEALTATFQPDVAPWLGANFALVAPYALMFVVLLVKPYGLFGTKEVERV, from the coding sequence ATGACCGAGTTCCTGCAGGCTGTCGTCAACGGGTTCGGCCAGGGCTCCATCTACGCGCTGCTCGCCCTGGGCTACGTCATGATCTACAAGGCGACGCGCGTCATCTCCTTCGCCCAGCCGGCGCTGATGGTCGTGGGCGGATTGTTCGCCTATCACTTCACCTCCGTGCTCGGCCTGCCGTTCTGGATCGGCATGCTGCTGGCCATCGCCTGTGGCGCGGCCGTCGGCATGATCGTGGAGCGGGTCGCGTTGCGACCCATGCTCGGCAAGCCGGTGTTCACGCTCGCGATCATCACGATCGGCGTCGACATCGTGCTGCGCATCATCGCCAACCGCTACATCGGCGTGCAGTCCAAGATCGTCGAGTACCCGAACGGCGGCGAACGCTTCCGCCTCGGTGGAGTCTCGATCTCGCACCAGCGACTCGGGCTCATCGCCGTCACAGCGGTCACGGTCGTGGCGCTGGCCCTGTTCTTCCGCTACTCACGCACCGGACTCGCGATGCGGGCCACGGCCTTCGACCAGGAGACCGCGCTCGCGCAGGGCATCCGAGTCGGTGCGGTCTTCGCTCTCGCCTGGGCCATCGCGGGTGGACTCGCGGCGATCGCAGGAACGTTCGTCGCAGCCGGCAACGCGGGCATCGAGCAGACCAGCTGGGTCATCGCGCTCAAGGCCCTGCCGGCCATCATCATCGGCGGTCTCGACTCAGTACCCGGCGCGGTCGTCGGTGGCCTTGCCGTCGGGATCGTGGAGGCGCTCACCGCGACGTTCCAGCCGGACGTCGCACCGTGGCTGGGCGCCAACTTCGCGCTCGTCGCTCCCTATGCGCTGATGTTCGTGGTGCTGCTGGTCAAACCATACGGACTATTCGGCACCAAGGAGGTGGAGCGAGTATGA
- a CDS encoding long-chain fatty acid--CoA ligase yields MSTVQTSLPQRIRARATTHPDGTAMHEKYHGLWEPVTWAGYWDAASLVGNALLSLGIEPGDRIAVHSENRREWLFCDIGITAARAATVGLYPTNPAPEVHHVLFDSGARLLVVEDQEQLDKALDVIGDLPDLQHLVYLEPRGIVGSYDDPRLMSWDSFIKIGEQHRSAHPEALGSRLDAVESSDLATLVYTSGTTGPPKGAMLTMGNVEFVLETLQNQGAFVDPPAGEKDLLVSYLPLCHVAERVFTTWFNAGVGTQVFFAESIDTVPQNLREVQPTLLFGVPRIWEKLVASVHIRMSGASRIKRANFAVWMRLARWIGRTLVARQGRHSVATRIAYGIGWVMLYRPLRERLGLSKVRYAASGAAPISPEVLEFFMGIGLPMFEVYGMTENSAIATANMRGRVRVGTVGEIQPGTELRIDETGEILTRHAGTFAGYWNNPEATAAAIDADGWLHTGDVGEWVDGTHLKITDRLKDIIITAGGKNISPSEIENRLKASPFIKEAIVIGDRRSYLTALIGIELDTVGDWAQKRRLSFTTYRDLTGKPEVIELVQSIVDETNVQFASVETIKAFRLLPKELDHEQGELTATQKVKRSAITAQFSDDIEGMYAGAGR; encoded by the coding sequence ATGAGCACAGTTCAGACCTCCCTGCCGCAGCGCATCAGGGCCCGCGCGACGACCCACCCCGACGGCACGGCGATGCACGAGAAGTACCACGGCCTCTGGGAGCCGGTGACCTGGGCGGGCTACTGGGACGCAGCATCCCTCGTCGGGAACGCGCTCCTGTCGCTCGGCATCGAGCCCGGTGACCGGATCGCCGTCCACAGCGAGAACCGGCGGGAATGGCTCTTCTGCGACATCGGCATCACCGCCGCCCGGGCCGCGACCGTGGGTCTCTACCCGACCAATCCGGCGCCGGAGGTCCACCACGTGCTGTTCGACTCCGGTGCCCGGCTGCTCGTCGTCGAGGACCAGGAGCAGCTGGACAAGGCCCTGGACGTCATCGGTGACCTGCCCGACCTCCAGCACCTGGTCTATCTCGAGCCCCGCGGCATCGTCGGCAGCTATGACGACCCCCGTCTGATGTCGTGGGACTCCTTCATCAAGATCGGTGAGCAGCATCGCTCGGCGCATCCCGAGGCCCTCGGGTCACGCTTGGACGCCGTGGAGTCCAGCGACCTGGCCACGTTGGTCTACACCTCGGGCACCACCGGCCCCCCCAAGGGCGCGATGCTGACGATGGGCAACGTCGAGTTCGTCCTCGAGACGCTCCAGAACCAAGGTGCCTTCGTGGATCCGCCGGCCGGCGAGAAGGACCTCCTCGTCTCCTACCTCCCGCTGTGCCATGTGGCCGAACGCGTCTTCACGACGTGGTTCAACGCCGGGGTCGGCACCCAGGTCTTCTTCGCCGAGTCGATCGACACCGTGCCGCAGAACCTGCGCGAGGTCCAGCCGACGCTGCTGTTCGGCGTCCCCCGCATCTGGGAGAAGCTCGTCGCCAGCGTGCACATCCGCATGAGCGGTGCCTCCCGCATCAAGCGCGCCAATTTCGCGGTGTGGATGAGGCTCGCACGCTGGATCGGGCGCACGCTCGTCGCCCGGCAGGGACGCCACTCTGTCGCGACCCGGATCGCGTACGGCATCGGGTGGGTCATGCTCTACCGCCCGCTACGTGAGCGACTCGGCCTGTCGAAGGTCCGCTACGCGGCCTCGGGAGCTGCGCCGATCTCGCCGGAGGTGCTCGAGTTCTTCATGGGGATCGGGCTCCCGATGTTCGAGGTCTACGGCATGACCGAGAACAGCGCGATCGCGACGGCCAACATGCGCGGGCGAGTGCGAGTGGGCACCGTTGGCGAGATCCAGCCCGGCACGGAGCTACGGATCGACGAGACGGGCGAGATCCTCACCCGGCACGCCGGCACGTTCGCCGGCTACTGGAACAACCCCGAGGCGACGGCCGCCGCTATCGACGCGGACGGCTGGCTGCACACCGGCGACGTCGGCGAGTGGGTCGACGGCACGCACCTCAAGATCACCGATCGGCTCAAGGACATCATCATCACTGCCGGAGGCAAGAACATTTCTCCCAGCGAGATCGAAAATCGACTCAAGGCCTCGCCCTTCATCAAGGAGGCCATCGTCATCGGTGACCGGCGCAGCTACCTGACGGCCCTGATCGGCATCGAGCTGGACACCGTCGGGGACTGGGCGCAGAAACGGCGCCTGTCGTTCACGACCTATCGAGACCTGACGGGCAAGCCGGAGGTGATCGAGCTGGTGCAGAGCATCGTCGACGAGACCAACGTCCAGTTCGCGTCCGTCGAGACCATCAAGGCGTTCCGGCTGCTGCCCAAGGAGCTCGACCACGAGCAGGGCGAGCTCACTGCCACCCAGAAGGTCAAGCGCTCCGCCATCACGGCGCAGTTCTCCGACGACATCGAAGGCATGTACGCGGGAGCGGGCCGATGA